In a genomic window of Onychostoma macrolepis isolate SWU-2019 chromosome 08, ASM1243209v1, whole genome shotgun sequence:
- the endog gene encoding endonuclease G, mitochondrial → MMHRVFCSRWVLSGLSVTAGIGIGATLTATGDRLHKIRKTSHSGGLLDRIPVIPIPSVDAASEISPYQPGQVAVSRSTAVMKYGFPSLSNIKSRESYVTSYDPRNRTAAWVIEQLSAETVTGTSDRKYCDFKEDDSVHVYHRSSNADYKGSGFDRGHLAAAANHKWSQKAMDETFYLSNVSPQNPHLNQNAWNNLEKYCRSLTKHYQNVFVCTGPLYLPRQEPDGKMYVKYQVLGKNHVAVPTHFFKVVILEKPRGDVELRSYVMPNMPVDEKLPLERFLVPIESIERASGLLFVPNITKRTSSLKAITAG, encoded by the exons ATGATGCATCGTGTTTTCTGCTCGCGGTGGGTTTTATCCGGGCTGTCAGTGACAGCTGGCATAGGCATCGGTGCCACCTTGACAGCAACCGGCGATCGCCTTCACAAAATCCGGAAGACGAGTCACAGCGGCGGACTGCTGGACCGCATCCCGGTCATCCCGATCCCGAGCGTCGACGCGGCGTCAGAGATTAGCCCGTACCAGCCGGGACAGGTCGCTGTCAGCAGATCCACAGCTGTGATGAAATACGGCTTCCCTTCCCTGTCCAACATCAAGAGCAGAGAGTCTTACGTGACCTCATACGACCCCAGAAACAGGACCGCAGCCTGGGTCATAGAGCAGCTCAGCGCCGAGACAGTAACCGGGACTTCGGACAGAAAGTACTGCGATTTCAAAGAGGACGACTCGGTTCACGTTTACCACAGGTCGAGCAATGCGGATTACAAGGGCAGTGGGTTTGACAGGGGTCACCTGGCCgcagcagccaatcacaaaTGGAGTCAGAAAGCCATGGATGAAACCTTCTACCTGAGCAATGTGTCACCACAG AATCCTCATCTAAACCAGAACGCATGGAATAACTTGGAGAAATATTGTCGCTCTCTCACCAAGCATTACCAGAATGTCTTTGTGTGCACTGGACCACTCTACTTACCCCG ACAGGAACCTGATGGGAAAATGTATGTGAAGTATCAGGTTTTGGGAAAGAACCATGTAGCCGTGCCGACTCACTTCTTTAAGGTGGTGATTCTGGAAAAGCCCAGGGGAGACGTGGAGCTGCGGTCCTATGTGATGCCCAATATGCCAGTCGATGAGAAGCTTCCACTGGAACGCTTCCTGGTTCCCATCGAGAGCATCGAGAGAGCGTCTGGACTACTGTTCGTACCAAACATCACGAAGAGGACCAGCAGTCTGAAAGCTATTACTGCAGGCTAA